A section of the Citrobacter farmeri genome encodes:
- a CDS encoding GFA family protein, with protein sequence MYLEASGQPMIDPDAPEPAHFASSPRGERYFCSGCGCPLWIKLTDTERYFIPWTLLEFNEVDRRRLILAAEIYTETQPAFWRLTGQYARLSGKEVEELDNRCQFTH encoded by the coding sequence ATGTATCTGGAAGCCAGTGGGCAACCGATGATAGATCCCGATGCGCCCGAACCAGCTCACTTTGCATCATCTCCGCGCGGCGAACGCTATTTTTGCTCCGGCTGTGGGTGTCCGCTGTGGATCAAGCTGACCGACACCGAGCGCTACTTCATTCCCTGGACGTTGCTCGAATTTAACGAAGTCGATCGCCGTCGTTTGATCCTCGCTGCTGAGATTTATACCGAGACGCAACCCGCATTCTGGCGGCTCACGGGGCAGTACGCCCGTCTGAGCGGCAAGGAAGTGGAAGAACTGGATAACCGCTGCCAGTTCACCCACTGA
- the ompC gene encoding porin OmpC yields the protein MKLKLVAVAVTSLLAAGVVNAAEVYNKDGNKLDLYGKVTALHYFSDNDGDDGDKTYARLGFKGETQINDQLTGFGQWEYEFKGNNAESDGAKGNKTRLAFAGLKFAEFGSFDYGRNYGVAYDVGAWTDVLPEFGGDTWTQTDNFMTARTTGVATYRNTDFFGLVEGWNFALQYQGKNDRGDEVKANGDGFGLSTSYEYEGFAASAAYAKSDRTDDQVAYGNNSLNASGDNAEVWAAGLKYDANNIYLATTYSETRNMTPFGDDHIANKTQNFEVVAQYQFDFGLRPSLAYLKSKAKDLGAWGDQDVVEYIDVGATYYFNKNMSTYVDYKINLIDESNFTRAAGVGTDDIVAVGLTYQF from the coding sequence ATGAAACTTAAATTAGTTGCAGTGGCAGTGACTAGCCTGTTGGCAGCAGGCGTCGTGAATGCGGCAGAAGTGTACAACAAAGACGGCAACAAACTGGATCTGTACGGTAAAGTTACCGCTCTGCACTACTTCTCCGACAATGACGGCGATGATGGCGACAAAACTTATGCACGTCTGGGTTTCAAAGGCGAAACGCAGATCAATGACCAACTGACCGGTTTCGGCCAGTGGGAATATGAATTCAAAGGCAACAATGCTGAATCAGATGGCGCTAAAGGCAACAAAACTCGTCTGGCGTTTGCGGGTCTGAAATTTGCTGAATTTGGTTCTTTCGATTATGGCCGTAACTACGGTGTGGCTTACGATGTTGGCGCATGGACCGACGTTCTGCCTGAGTTCGGTGGCGACACCTGGACCCAGACTGACAACTTCATGACCGCGCGTACCACTGGCGTTGCGACCTACCGTAACACCGACTTCTTCGGTCTGGTTGAAGGCTGGAACTTTGCCCTGCAGTATCAGGGTAAAAACGACCGTGGCGACGAAGTTAAAGCGAACGGCGACGGCTTCGGTCTGTCTACCAGCTATGAGTACGAAGGCTTTGCAGCAAGCGCCGCTTATGCGAAATCTGACCGTACCGACGACCAGGTTGCCTACGGTAACAACAGCCTGAACGCTTCTGGTGACAACGCTGAAGTGTGGGCAGCTGGCCTGAAATATGATGCGAACAACATCTACCTGGCGACCACCTACTCTGAAACTCGCAACATGACGCCGTTTGGTGATGATCATATCGCGAACAAAACTCAGAACTTTGAAGTTGTTGCTCAGTACCAGTTCGACTTCGGTCTGCGTCCGTCCCTGGCTTACCTGAAATCCAAAGCTAAAGACCTGGGTGCGTGGGGCGATCAGGATGTGGTTGAATACATTGATGTTGGCGCTACCTACTACTTCAACAAAAACATGTCTACCTATGTTGATTACAAAATCAACCTGATCGACGAAAGCAACTTTACTCGTGCTGCTGGTGTAGGCACTGACGATATCGTTGCCGTTGGCCTGACCTATCAGTTCTAA
- the yddG gene encoding aromatic amino acid efflux DMT transporter YddG, with amino-acid sequence MTKQKATLIGLIAIVLWSTMVGLIRGVSEGLGPVGGAAAIYSLSGLLLIFTVGFPNIRRFPVGYLVAGSVLFVSYEICLALSLGYAATRHQAIEVGMVNYLWPSLTILFAILFNGQKTTWIIVPGLLLAITGICWVLGGENGLNPGEIINNITSSPLSYFLAFLGAFIWATYCTVTNKYARGFNGITVFVLLTALSLWVHYFLTPQPEMMFSTPVVIKLVSAALTLGFAYAAWNVGILHGNVTIMAVGSYFTPVLSSALAAILLSAPLSFSFWQGAIMVCVGSLLCWWATRRA; translated from the coding sequence ATGACGAAACAAAAAGCAACGCTGATTGGCCTTATTGCGATTGTGCTGTGGAGCACAATGGTTGGTCTCATTCGTGGCGTCAGTGAAGGACTTGGGCCAGTCGGTGGTGCAGCGGCGATCTATTCATTAAGTGGACTGCTGCTGATATTTACGGTGGGATTTCCCAATATCCGTCGTTTCCCTGTTGGTTATTTAGTCGCCGGTAGCGTGCTGTTTGTCAGTTATGAAATATGTCTGGCGCTATCGTTGGGCTATGCAGCTACCCGCCATCAGGCGATTGAGGTCGGTATGGTCAACTATTTATGGCCAAGCCTGACAATTTTATTCGCAATTCTGTTTAATGGTCAAAAAACCACCTGGATTATCGTTCCCGGCTTATTGCTTGCGATAACTGGAATCTGTTGGGTGCTGGGTGGCGAAAACGGTCTGAATCCAGGGGAAATTATCAATAATATTACCAGCAGTCCGTTGAGCTATTTTCTCGCCTTTCTTGGGGCTTTTATCTGGGCCACTTACTGTACTGTGACCAATAAATACGCGCGAGGGTTTAATGGCATTACGGTTTTTGTTTTGCTGACAGCACTCAGTTTGTGGGTTCACTATTTTCTGACGCCACAACCCGAAATGATGTTCAGTACGCCGGTGGTCATTAAACTCGTCTCTGCCGCCCTGACGCTGGGCTTTGCCTATGCCGCCTGGAACGTGGGCATTTTGCACGGAAACGTCACCATTATGGCGGTCGGGTCGTATTTCACGCCGGTGTTGTCATCTGCGCTGGCAGCCATACTGCTGAGCGCCCCGCTGTCGTTCTCTTTCTGGCAGGGCGCCATCATGGTTTGCGTCGGCTCGCTGCTCTGCTGGTGGGCCACACGCCGCGCATAA
- the fdnG gene encoding formate dehydrogenase-N subunit alpha yields MNVSRRKFFKICAGGMAGTTVAALGFTPKTALAQSRNYKLLRAKEIRNTCTYCSVGCGLLMYSLGDGAKNAKEALYHIEGDPDHPVSRGALCPKGAGLLDYIHSENRLRYPEYRAPGSDKWQRISWDEALTRIAKLMKADRDANFIEKNEQGVTVNRWLSTGMLCASAASNETGMLTQKFVRSLGMLAVDNQARVUHGPTVASLAPTFGRGAMTNHWVDIKNANVVMVMGGNAAEAHPVGFRWAMEAKNNNDATLIVVDPRFTRTASVADIYAPIRSGTDITFLSGVLRYLIENNKINAEYVRHYTNASLLVRDDFTFDDGLFSGYDAKKRQYDKSSWNYQFDENGYARRDETLSHPRCVWNLLKQHVSRYTPEVVENICGTPKADFLKVCDVLASTSAADRTTTFLYALGWTQHTVGAQNIRTMAMIQLLLGNMGMAGGGVNALRGHSNIQGLTDLGLLSTSLPGYLTLPSEKQSDWQTWLNANTPKATLADQVNYWSNYPKFAVSLMKAFYGDDARKENDWGFDWLPKWDQAYDVIKYFNMMDSGKVTGYICQGFNPVASFPDKNKVVRSLSKLKYMVVIDPLVTETSTFWQNHGESNDVDPASIQTEVFRLPSTCFAEEDGSIANSGRWLQWHWKGQDAPGEARNDGEILAGLFHRLREMYRAEGGKGVEPLLKMRWDYKQPDHPESEEVAKENNGYALADLYDANGVLIAKKGQLLTSFAQLRDDGTTSSSCWIYTGSWTEKGNQMANRDNADPSGLGNTLGWAWAWPLNRRVLYNRASADINGKPWDAKRMLIQWDGVKWTGNDIPDFNTAPPGSATGPFIMQPEGLGRLFALDKLAEGPFPEHYEPMETPLGTNPLHPNVISSPVVRIYEDDVLRLGKKDAFPYVGTTYRLTEHFHTWTKHALLNAIAQPEQFVEISETLAAAKGIGNGDYVKVSSKRGFIRAVAVVTRRLRTLHVNGQQVETVGIPLHWGFEGVARKGYIANTLTPNVGDSNSQTPEYKAFLVNIEKA; encoded by the coding sequence ATGAACGTCAGCCGCAGAAAGTTTTTTAAAATCTGCGCGGGCGGTATGGCTGGAACAACGGTTGCTGCCCTGGGATTTACCCCCAAAACGGCGCTGGCTCAATCGCGGAATTATAAGCTGTTGCGCGCGAAAGAGATCCGAAACACCTGCACATACTGTTCCGTAGGTTGCGGGCTATTAATGTATAGCCTGGGAGATGGAGCAAAAAACGCCAAAGAAGCGCTTTATCATATCGAAGGGGATCCGGATCATCCGGTGAGTCGTGGTGCATTGTGCCCGAAGGGTGCCGGTCTGCTGGATTACATTCATAGCGAAAACCGCCTGCGCTACCCGGAATATCGCGCACCAGGCTCAGACAAATGGCAGCGCATTAGCTGGGATGAGGCACTCACCCGCATTGCAAAACTGATGAAGGCTGACCGCGATGCCAACTTTATCGAGAAAAATGAACAGGGCGTAACGGTAAACCGCTGGCTTTCCACGGGGATGCTCTGCGCCTCTGCCGCCAGTAATGAAACCGGCATGCTGACGCAAAAATTTGTGCGCTCACTCGGCATGCTGGCAGTAGACAACCAGGCGCGCGTCTGACACGGACCAACGGTAGCAAGTCTTGCTCCAACATTTGGTCGCGGTGCGATGACCAACCACTGGGTTGATATCAAAAACGCGAACGTCGTGATGGTAATGGGCGGTAACGCCGCTGAAGCCCATCCAGTGGGATTCCGCTGGGCGATGGAAGCGAAGAACAACAACGATGCCACGCTGATTGTTGTTGATCCCCGTTTCACCCGTACCGCTTCGGTTGCCGATATTTATGCGCCGATTCGCTCCGGCACAGACATTACGTTCCTGTCCGGCGTGCTGCGGTATCTGATCGAAAATAACAAAATTAACGCCGAATACGTCAGGCATTACACCAACGCCAGCTTGCTGGTGCGGGATGATTTTACCTTTGATGACGGTTTGTTCAGCGGTTATGACGCGAAAAAACGGCAGTACGATAAGTCGTCCTGGAACTACCAGTTCGATGAAAACGGCTATGCCAGACGCGATGAAACCCTGTCGCATCCGCGTTGCGTATGGAATCTGCTGAAGCAGCACGTTTCCCGCTATACGCCGGAGGTGGTAGAGAATATCTGTGGGACCCCGAAAGCCGACTTCCTGAAAGTGTGTGACGTACTGGCCTCCACCAGTGCGGCGGATCGGACTACGACATTTCTGTATGCGCTTGGCTGGACGCAGCATACGGTCGGAGCACAGAACATCCGCACGATGGCGATGATCCAACTGCTGCTCGGCAACATGGGAATGGCAGGCGGCGGTGTTAACGCCCTGCGCGGTCACTCCAACATTCAGGGTTTAACCGACTTAGGTCTGCTCTCAACCAGTCTGCCTGGCTATCTGACGCTGCCGTCAGAAAAACAGAGCGACTGGCAGACCTGGCTGAACGCCAACACGCCGAAAGCCACGCTGGCGGATCAGGTGAACTACTGGAGCAACTATCCGAAGTTTGCCGTCAGCCTGATGAAAGCGTTCTACGGCGATGATGCGCGTAAAGAGAATGACTGGGGCTTTGACTGGTTGCCGAAATGGGATCAGGCGTACGACGTTATCAAATACTTCAACATGATGGATAGCGGGAAAGTCACCGGCTATATCTGTCAGGGCTTTAACCCGGTGGCGTCCTTTCCGGACAAAAACAAAGTGGTTCGCAGCCTGAGCAAGCTGAAGTACATGGTGGTGATCGATCCGCTGGTGACCGAAACCTCAACCTTCTGGCAGAACCACGGCGAGTCGAACGATGTCGACCCGGCATCAATTCAAACCGAAGTATTCCGTCTGCCATCCACCTGTTTTGCCGAAGAAGATGGCTCCATTGCCAATTCCGGGCGCTGGTTGCAGTGGCACTGGAAAGGTCAGGACGCACCGGGCGAAGCGCGTAACGACGGCGAAATTCTGGCCGGGTTGTTCCATCGTCTGCGCGAGATGTATCGCGCAGAGGGCGGTAAGGGCGTGGAACCACTGCTGAAAATGCGCTGGGACTACAAACAGCCTGATCACCCAGAGTCAGAAGAAGTGGCGAAAGAGAACAACGGCTATGCGCTGGCCGATCTCTATGACGCCAACGGTGTTCTGATCGCGAAGAAAGGGCAACTGCTCACCAGCTTCGCACAACTGCGGGATGATGGTACGACCTCATCTTCCTGCTGGATCTACACCGGTAGCTGGACGGAGAAGGGCAACCAGATGGCTAACCGCGATAACGCCGATCCGTCAGGGCTGGGCAATACGCTGGGCTGGGCATGGGCGTGGCCGCTGAACCGTCGCGTGCTGTACAACCGCGCCTCTGCGGACATCAACGGTAAGCCGTGGGATGCAAAACGCATGCTAATCCAGTGGGACGGGGTGAAATGGACGGGTAACGATATCCCGGACTTCAACACCGCGCCTCCGGGCAGTGCAACCGGGCCGTTTATCATGCAGCCGGAAGGGCTGGGGCGTCTGTTTGCCCTTGATAAGCTGGCGGAAGGTCCGTTCCCGGAACACTACGAGCCGATGGAAACGCCACTGGGCACAAACCCGCTGCATCCGAACGTGATTTCCAGTCCGGTTGTGCGCATCTATGAAGATGACGTGCTGCGCTTAGGGAAGAAGGATGCGTTCCCGTATGTCGGAACGACCTATCGTCTGACTGAGCACTTCCATACCTGGACCAAGCACGCGCTGTTGAATGCCATCGCGCAGCCGGAACAGTTTGTGGAGATCAGCGAAACGCTGGCCGCTGCGAAGGGGATTGGCAATGGCGACTACGTGAAGGTAAGCAGCAAGCGCGGATTCATTCGTGCGGTTGCGGTGGTCACGCGTCGTCTGCGCACGCTGCACGTCAACGGTCAGCAGGTTGAAACCGTCGGGATTCCGCTGCACTGGGGCTTTGAAGGGGTGGCGCGTAAAGGCTATATCGCCAACACCCTGACGCCAAACGTCGGTGACTCAAACTCGCAAACGCCGGAGTACAAAGCGTTTTTAGTTAACATCGAGAAGGCGTAA
- the fdxH gene encoding formate dehydrogenase subunit beta, whose amino-acid sequence MSLETQDIIKKSATNAITPPPQARDYKAEVAKLIDVSSCVGCKACQVACSEWNDIRDEVGHCVGVYDNPADLSARSWTVMRFSETEQNGKLEWLIRKDGCMHCEDPGCLKACPSAGAIIQYANGIVDFQSEHCIGCGYCIAGCPFNIPRLNKEDNRVYKCTLCVDRVSVGQEPACVKTCPTGAIHFGTKQEMLEMGEQRVAKLKARGYEHAGVYNPQGVGGTHVMYVLHHANQPELYHGLPNEPKVDTSINLWKGALKPLAAAGFIATFAGLIYHYIGIGPNKEVDDDEEDHHE is encoded by the coding sequence ATGTCTTTGGAAACGCAGGACATCATCAAAAAGTCCGCAACAAACGCGATCACGCCGCCGCCGCAGGCGCGTGATTACAAAGCCGAGGTCGCCAAGCTCATTGACGTTTCCTCCTGTGTGGGCTGTAAAGCCTGCCAGGTGGCCTGTTCTGAGTGGAACGACATCCGCGATGAAGTGGGGCATTGTGTCGGGGTGTATGACAATCCCGCCGATCTCAGCGCCAGGTCCTGGACGGTAATGCGTTTTAGCGAAACCGAGCAGAACGGCAAACTGGAATGGCTGATTCGTAAAGATGGCTGTATGCACTGTGAAGATCCGGGCTGCCTGAAGGCCTGCCCGTCTGCCGGGGCAATCATCCAGTACGCCAACGGGATTGTTGATTTCCAGTCCGAACACTGCATTGGCTGCGGCTACTGCATCGCCGGGTGTCCGTTTAATATTCCGCGCCTCAATAAAGAGGATAACCGCGTCTATAAATGCACACTCTGCGTCGATCGCGTCAGCGTGGGTCAGGAACCGGCCTGTGTCAAAACCTGTCCAACCGGGGCGATTCATTTCGGCACCAAACAAGAGATGCTGGAAATGGGCGAGCAGCGCGTCGCGAAGCTGAAAGCGCGCGGCTACGAACATGCTGGCGTCTATAACCCGCAGGGCGTCGGCGGTACGCACGTGATGTATGTCCTGCATCACGCGAATCAGCCGGAGCTCTACCACGGTTTACCGAACGAGCCGAAGGTCGACACCTCTATCAATCTGTGGAAAGGGGCGCTGAAACCGCTGGCGGCCGCCGGATTTATCGCCACCTTTGCCGGGCTGATCTATCACTACATCGGTATAGGCCCGAATAAAGAAGTGGACGATGACGAGGAGGACCATCATGAGTAA
- the fdnI gene encoding formate dehydrogenase-N subunit gamma, translating to MSKSKMIVRTKFIDRACHWTVVICFFLVALSGISFFFPTLQWLTQTFGTPQMGRILHPFFGVAIFVALMFMFVRFVHHNIPDKKDLPWLKNIVEVLKGNEHKVADVGKYNAGQKMMFWSIMSMIFVLLVTGVIIWRPYFAQYFPMQVVRYSLLIHAAAGIILIHAILIHMYMAFWVKGSIKGMIEGKVSRRWAKKHHPRWYRDIEKAEAKKESEEGLN from the coding sequence ATGAGTAAGTCGAAAATGATTGTGCGCACGAAGTTCATCGATCGCGCCTGTCACTGGACGGTGGTGATTTGCTTCTTCCTGGTGGCGCTGTCGGGGATTTCGTTTTTCTTCCCGACGCTGCAATGGCTGACGCAAACCTTCGGCACGCCACAGATGGGACGCATTTTGCACCCGTTCTTTGGCGTTGCGATCTTTGTCGCGCTGATGTTCATGTTCGTTCGTTTCGTCCACCACAACATCCCGGATAAGAAGGACCTTCCGTGGCTGAAAAACATTGTCGAAGTGCTGAAAGGCAACGAACACAAAGTGGCGGATGTCGGCAAATATAACGCCGGACAAAAGATGATGTTCTGGTCGATCATGAGCATGATTTTTGTGCTGCTGGTGACCGGCGTGATTATCTGGCGTCCGTACTTTGCGCAATACTTCCCGATGCAGGTGGTGCGCTACAGCCTGCTGATCCACGCGGCGGCTGGGATCATTCTGATTCACGCCATCCTTATCCATATGTATATGGCATTCTGGGTGAAAGGATCGATTAAAGGGATGATTGAAGGGAAGGTGAGTCGCCGCTGGGCGAAGAAACACCATCCGCGCTGGTATCGTGACATCGAGAAGGCAGAGGCGAAAAAAGAGAGTGAAGAAGGGTTAAACTAA
- a CDS encoding HigA family addiction module antitoxin has translation MKMANHPRPGDIIQEALDELNVSLREFARAMEIAPSTASRLLTGKAALTPEMAIKLSVVIGSSPEMWLNLQNTWSLAEAQKSVDVSRLRRLAVQ, from the coding sequence ATGAAAATGGCGAATCATCCCCGCCCCGGGGACATCATTCAGGAAGCGCTGGACGAACTAAACGTTAGTTTGCGTGAATTTGCCAGGGCAATGGAGATTGCGCCCTCAACGGCAAGTCGGTTACTCACGGGCAAAGCGGCCCTCACCCCAGAGATGGCGATCAAACTCTCGGTGGTGATCGGCAGTTCTCCGGAAATGTGGCTGAATCTGCAAAATACCTGGAGTCTGGCAGAAGCGCAAAAAAGCGTTGACGTTTCCCGCCTGCGCCGACTGGCCGTTCAGTAA
- a CDS encoding type II toxin-antitoxin system RelE/ParE family toxin has protein sequence MIMNFRHKGLRDLFLHGKTSGVMAKHVRRLRHRLAVIDAAGCVNDINMPGYRLHPLSGDRDGVWAISVSGNWRLTFEFVNGDAYILDYEDYH, from the coding sequence ATGATCATGAATTTCAGACATAAAGGATTACGTGACCTGTTTCTTCACGGCAAAACGTCAGGTGTGATGGCAAAGCACGTCAGACGTTTACGACACCGCCTTGCTGTGATTGATGCCGCTGGCTGCGTGAACGATATCAATATGCCCGGTTACCGACTGCATCCCCTGAGCGGCGATCGCGATGGCGTCTGGGCAATTTCGGTTTCAGGCAACTGGCGTTTGACGTTTGAATTCGTCAATGGCGATGCGTACATTCTGGATTACGAGGATTATCACTGA
- a CDS encoding ABC-F family ATP-binding cassette domain-containing protein, whose amino-acid sequence MSTLLTAQSLHVDTAFGTLFDDLTFTLKKGDRLGLIGYNGCGKSTLLKVLDGSIAPTGGTLALANHCHLARVEQHLPDEILPLTLQEAVLAQLPEHERASQLWQVEALLAQMGFSVQDRQLTAQTLSGGQHTRLLLARALMRHPDLLLLDEPGNHLDLPTLLWLEQFLQNWSGSFVVVSHDPHLLDAITNGTWILRDRTLHAFALPCSAARQALVERDASDALRHKAEQKEIDRVTASAKRLATWGRVYDNEDLSRKAKQMEKQVLRLKEVQTDLTAGSQWSLTLNGDALRADRLLELSQLSVTPAPGAPTLFTLAGIRLKSGDRVAIVGRNGCGKSSLLKMIWQHHQAEQASDSLLIHPRVSLGYYDQTLHQLPDDASLFDALEAFAPQPDIRKMALISAGFPWIRHAQSVSTLSGGERSRLLFVGLSLARYSLLMLDEPTNHLDMEGKEALAQTLQTFEGGVLLVSHDRQLISQSCNRFWFVDEGELSEWHDLEAVYDRIRQSTAEPSPADMKDGAPLITEHSDEEDLLEKLVALELRLAEDLARKPRHQKPQLQAQWRKEIDDITARL is encoded by the coding sequence ATGAGCACATTACTAACCGCACAATCCCTGCACGTTGATACGGCGTTTGGCACGCTTTTCGACGATCTGACGTTTACCCTGAAAAAAGGCGATCGCCTGGGGCTGATCGGCTACAACGGCTGCGGCAAAAGCACGCTGCTGAAAGTTCTCGACGGTTCGATTGCCCCCACTGGCGGGACTCTGGCGCTGGCAAATCACTGTCATCTTGCCCGTGTCGAACAACATTTGCCTGATGAGATCCTGCCGCTGACGTTACAGGAAGCCGTTCTGGCCCAACTTCCTGAACATGAACGTGCCAGCCAGCTCTGGCAGGTCGAGGCGTTACTCGCGCAAATGGGCTTCAGTGTCCAGGATCGGCAATTAACCGCGCAAACCCTGAGCGGCGGTCAGCATACGCGTCTGCTGCTGGCTCGTGCGCTGATGCGCCATCCTGACCTTCTGCTGCTCGACGAGCCGGGTAACCATCTGGATTTGCCGACATTACTGTGGCTGGAACAGTTTTTACAGAACTGGTCTGGCAGTTTTGTGGTGGTGTCCCACGATCCGCACCTGCTGGATGCGATCACAAACGGCACGTGGATCCTGCGCGATCGTACCCTACACGCCTTCGCGTTGCCCTGCAGCGCTGCCCGTCAGGCGCTGGTTGAGCGCGACGCCAGCGACGCGCTACGCCATAAAGCGGAGCAAAAAGAGATCGATCGCGTCACCGCCAGCGCTAAACGGCTGGCCACCTGGGGCCGGGTGTACGACAACGAAGATCTGTCGCGTAAAGCGAAGCAAATGGAAAAGCAAGTATTACGTCTGAAGGAGGTACAAACGGATCTGACGGCAGGAAGTCAGTGGTCACTAACATTGAACGGAGACGCGCTGCGGGCGGACCGTCTGCTGGAATTGTCTCAACTGTCGGTTACGCCTGCTCCGGGCGCACCGACGTTGTTTACCCTTGCAGGTATTCGCCTGAAGAGCGGGGACCGGGTGGCGATCGTCGGGCGTAACGGTTGCGGTAAATCGTCGCTGTTAAAAATGATCTGGCAACATCATCAGGCGGAACAGGCGTCAGATTCACTGCTTATCCACCCTCGTGTTTCGCTGGGCTATTACGACCAGACGCTGCATCAACTGCCGGATGACGCGTCGTTGTTTGACGCCCTTGAGGCGTTCGCCCCGCAGCCGGATATCCGTAAAATGGCGCTGATTAGCGCGGGATTTCCGTGGATACGCCATGCGCAATCGGTCAGTACATTAAGCGGCGGCGAGCGCTCGCGCCTGCTGTTCGTCGGACTGTCGCTGGCGCGCTATAGCCTGCTCATGCTGGATGAGCCGACTAACCATCTGGATATGGAGGGGAAAGAGGCACTGGCGCAGACGCTGCAAACCTTTGAGGGTGGCGTGCTGTTGGTCAGTCACGATCGTCAACTCATCAGCCAGAGCTGCAACCGGTTCTGGTTTGTTGACGAGGGTGAACTGAGCGAATGGCACGATCTGGAAGCCGTCTATGATCGTATCCGCCAAAGCACGGCGGAACCCTCTCCGGCGGATATGAAAGATGGCGCTCCGCTTATCACGGAGCACAGTGACGAAGAAGACCTGCTGGAAAAGCTGGTTGCGCTTGAGCTGCGTCTCGCTGAGGATCTGGCCCGTAAACCCAGACATCAGAAGCCGCAGTTGCAGGCTCAATGGCGTAAAGAGATAGACGACATCACCGCGCGTCTTTAA